The genomic DNA AGCAGATACCAAGAAGAATAAGCAGGAGAATGTCGAAGAGAGAACATGTTATATCATTACATTTTATATTAAAAATTGATATAAAAACATATATTATGGATAGTATAAAGTTATCAAAACAGATATACAAGTGATTTTTTTGCAATTTCCTTGAAATTTATAATTTTTGTATTTTCTATGTACAAAAACCCCTTTGTAGCGGCTGCGTTAATGTTGCATTACACGGTTAGCAGGTGTATACAATCTCTGGATGAGCCGCTCAAAGGGATTTCCGAAGTCTTTCTAAAGCACAATCAGATCATTCTAGTTAAGTACCGAATTGACCGCAGCCAACGCGTCGATCAGGCCATATCCATAGCCGTTATTCGGTGAAGTTTTATATTGGCTGTCTGTCAGCGGCGTTGCTGTTTTCGAAATAACATCCTCCAGTTGATCCACTGTCAAGGATGGCTTGGCCTGGAGCAGCAATGCCGCTAATCCGGCTGTATGCGGGCCTGCCATGGATGTACCGTTCCAGCCCCCCTCATATACTCCGCCAGGAACAGAGGAACGGATGTTTACGCCAGGAGCCGATATTTCAGGCTTCACTTCGCCATATGGAGAAGGACCACGCAACGAGAAGCTCGCCAGCTTGTTGTTAACATCAGTCGCTCCTGTGGCATAGGCTTCCGGCAGATTCGCCGGATTAGCTACAGACCCAGGTCCGCCCGGATTTGATAGTGTCGTGTTGCCTGCGGAGAACTCAGGGAAAATCTGAGCCGCTCTCCACGCCTTGGTGACTGGACGATACCATTCATCCAGACCAGGTCCGCCGCCCCAAGAGTTATTCACCACATCCGGCGCAAGCTCAGGATGCTTCTTGCCATTTTTGTCTACTGGAGCCAGCAACCATTGGCCTCCGTCCAGCAGGATGGAGTCTGTCGTTGACGGGTTGAATACCCGTACGGCAATCCATTTAGCACCGGGAGCAACACCGATTTCATTCGTACCGTTACTGTCCGAGCCAACACTCGTCCCCATCGTATGTGTACCATGTCCATTTGAATCTGTTGGCAGTGATGCTCCGTTAACCGCATCATACCAGCTCAGCTCTGGATTAACGACTTGACCGGAAGCATCCAAACCGCGCCATTTTCTTTTCAGCGCCGGGTGAGTGTAC from Paenibacillus sp. FSL R10-2782 includes the following:
- a CDS encoding S8 family serine peptidase, which encodes MIKSKNIKKTLSASFTAILAFSLISPVYGDASTTTAAGASTISAKVSAKLNQQFSASEYVTYLVKLKDQVDTESVAKHAFQKASADQISPAAAKLSVRTTVVNSLIDTAEKSQQPVEEYLKKEVNNGGVKKYKSYFIVNALAVTSTKDVLDNLATLPEVDKILPDETRELQKVEIDKDAQPAVEEVTAEQATVDTTVTEENVQKSVEESVYKDAVTPSKAEWNISKIKAPQVWAKGIDGKGVVVANLDTGVEYTHPALKRKWRGLDASGQVVNPELSWYDAVNGASLPTDSNGHGTHTMGTSVGSDSNGTNEIGVAPGAKWIAVRVFNPSTTDSILLDGGQWLLAPVDKNGKKHPELAPDVVNNSWGGGPGLDEWYRPVTKAWRAAQIFPEFSAGNTTLSNPGGPGSVANPANLPEAYATGATDVNNKLASFSLRGPSPYGEVKPEISAPGVNIRSSVPGGVYEGGWNGTSMAGPHTAGLAALLLQAKPSLTVDQLEDVISKTATPLTDSQYKTSPNNGYGYGLIDALAAVNSVLN